The Candidatus Poribacteria bacterium genome contains the following window.
GACCATCAACAATTTTCAACACGCGGATACCTGCAGCAGGTTTGATAGGATGACGGTTCTCATCAAAGCCGGAAATAGCTGTCGCACCTTGGTAGTTAGTGATAGCAGCAACCGCGTCCCGAATCATAACAGGGTCGGTTGATTGCACGTTTTCAATCGCTATTGCCAATAACTTCATCGCATCGTAACCTAACGGCGCAATACCAATAGGCCGATCTTTAAACATTGTTTCATAAGCAGCAATAAAATCTGCAGCAAGATCATCCGAGATACTACAATAGTAGGAATTTTCGAGCGGCGTGTTATCTTCTAAAATGTCTAACATCAACGCATCATCCCAACCATCACTGCCGATAAAGGTGGACTTAATGCCCATCTCCCGTGCTTGCTTCACTATGATGGGGTTCTCTGGCGGAAAACTTGCGAGCAGCAGAATATCAGGGCTTGCCTCTTTGATGATCCCAAGTTGTCCATCAAACATTGTATCGCCTTGTTCATAGATTTGATTGGCAACAATGCGACCGCCAAGTTCCTTGAAATTTGCATCAAATGCGTTAACGAAACCTTTAGAGTAGACATCCCCGTTCTGCCAAATCATCGCTGCAGTTTTCTTGCCGAGGTCGTTCACCACAAAACCTGCCATCACTTTTGCTTGTAACGCATTTGAATTCGCCACGAGAAACAGAAAATCTCGCGGATCATTCCCAGTATTCGTCACATCGGCACCTGTTGCCCCCACAATGACAGGGATATTGATGATCGGTCCAACTTTAACAGCACTACTTGAAAACATC
Protein-coding sequences here:
- a CDS encoding ABC transporter substrate-binding protein; the protein is MNPKIFRLTLYVLFVLSVAYLAAEESTEDVGITEEPMPILKVGLIHPLLNYATFGDGAKLALAEINKAGGVLGRQVELIYKVETGSIADSARELAEKENVVAILGPMFSSSAVKVGPIINIPVIVGATGADVTNTGNDPRDFLFLVANSNALQAKVMAGFVVNDLGKKTAAMIWQNGDVYSKGFVNAFDANFKELGGRIVANQIYEQGDTMFDGQLGIIKEASPDILLLASFPPENPIIVKQAREMGIKSTFIGSDGWDDALMLDILEDNTPLENSYYCSISDDLAADFIAAYETMFKDRPIGIAPLGYDAMKLLAIAIENVQSTDPVMIRDAVAAITNYQGATAISGFDENRHPIKPAAGIRVLKIVDGQPEQHTIVKASQ